AAAAAAGTAATTTTGTTGAGCTCAGGAATACCTTGAGTTGATCAGAACATATAAAACCTAAAATGCCGAGTACACTGCGAAGTAATTGAAAACCATCAAAAAATTCACTAATCTCTCCGACACGTCGTGAGCTCTTATTAATAACTAAATCCAAGACTGCAATGATGAGGACGAACATGAGGGTTGGGTTGGTTGCAATGGAGACAACATGCCAGCAACCACCAGCAAGTGCTTAGTGCACAACACATTGTCTAAGTCAACCTGTGACAGTAGGCTTAACTGCACTACCATCTCTTGATCTGGTGATGAAGAGTAGTTCTTGTTGCCCTATTTCCCATCCTCTGCACAAGCCAATGGATAGCAATGCAAGTTATATATGTAGATGAATTTGATAATAGTGTGTGACCCTAGCTGATATGCTTCTCAGATCCAGTATTAACTGAATTGATGAGGTCAAGGCCACAGTTATGATTCGTGTCAAATGTTGAAGCGTGCGTGGAAACTGGTTGCACGCAAGGTCTCGGAATGGGTCAGTTTGTGCTCCTGAGTATCTGAGACCAATTAGCCCAACTAAGCTGCAGACAGGCTGTTATTCcttttatttattcatttattTAGTTAGTTAGTTACTTTTCGCGAGGCATAATTCTGAGTCAAATTATTGTTCTTTTGGATTCTAAACAGCTATAATTTAAATCATATTCATAGACGGAGGAATTCAGAGGCAGAATTCAGACCTCTCGTATCAGCGGCCAACTCTGCAAAGAGGTTTACTTGCGCATTTGTCTGTTTTCCCTCTGGATTTACCACTTGTTTAGAACTTTGGATAGAATGTTTGTCACATTAAGttttaaattttctaagttGAATTTCCAGTGCAGGCATTTTATTAGCCACATACAGCTATTAGCTATCTCGCATGGTTGTTATGTACCTCTGCTGTCTTTCATTGCTTTGATGAGGGAAATGGGAGTGCAGGGCAAGCAAACACACGAGGGACAAGTCTGAACTTAAGAACAACTAGTCTTCTTGATCTCAGGAGTCAGGAATAGAGCTGATTCAGATCCGTGCAACTTGAAATGCCAAGTAAATTGAGAAGTTAAGAACCTTCATGTCCAAGTTGCGCAACCAAGCTGCTGCTAGCTAGTGGCCAAGGAATTTTCTGCTACGCTGAATGTTGCTCACCTATAGTATACAGGTTGCGTAGAAGCAGCTACTACTTCAACAAAATGTATGTACCAAATTGGCCATGACAAGAGAGGTAGGAACCATGTACTACTACTGCCCATTAGCTCTCCATCGAGACGTCTTATTTTTTTAATCACTGAGAATCTCTCATGATTTGAATGGCCATTCTATAAAAAATAACAGATGCCAAAATTCCATTTCTGggaatgagagagagagagaggttagATGGAGATTAGGGGAGTGAAGCAGTTGCTTACACTTACACCATCTCCACTACCATGCTACTAGTACACACCACACCACACCACAGCACACCACACACCTAAAGTATTGTTGCAGCTTCAAAGACAGGCAACATCCGTAGCTGCCTCTTCCTTTAAAAAACACGAGTGGGACGCAAGCAAGCCAACCAACCTCTGACCTGAACAAAACTATTTAATCTTGTGCCAACGGATTTACACGGTATCAAATGATTAAGGATCACTCATTTCCTCTCATCGACACGTAATGTTTCGATCATTGCATATCAATTAAAGGGGACGCGCAAGGAGTGAGGTAATGGGTAGAGTTGAGGAAGCGGTTGAACTGAATACTTGGCTTGACCTACAGTAAAAGGAAGCGGCAAATTAGGCACAAGGTGTCTTGCGCCACACTAGATGTGTATGATAGCGTGAAAGATTTTGTATTGCATATCACTGAATAGCAGGATTACAATTATATAGACCTCTACTAGATTGTGCTCCACCTGATTTATAGAAACAAGGATCAGGGAGTCAACCAGGGAGATCTCACGCTATAAAGAAGGTAACAGCCAGGCAGGAGAGAATCACTGCTGGCACCTAATAGGCAGGAAACCTCCTAAATATAGACGAAGGAAATGATCTGTCTAACAGTGTATGTGTATGCTTACTTCATCAAAATTCGGATGTCTATCACAATAtgaattataaaagtataaAAAATAATTCTGATTTTAGAAATGTCTATTCATATGCAATCTAATCCAAGGTAACTGTCGAGGTGAAAAATGTAATGTTGAAAACAGTCCAGAGCATATTAAATCACGCATTAGCTATATAACATGTTAGGAAACAAGAAACAAGATATCATTATTATAGAAATTACACCTTAGATAGTAGTTGATATTTATCCCTGAGACCATTGCATTATATTCAAGGGCATATTAATCCAACCCCCCAGTGTGGGCATGCTGAAAGCACCATTTTAGTTAAAAGTAAAATTTATAGTATGCCTATCTAGTCTTGTTTCCCGTATATGTGAATAGAAAAGTGAGCAAAAACATAAATcggccaagaaacaagatcagGAGTAAAAATTAAGAAACCGAATCTCTATTTTTATGTTTAACCTTTACTCCATTTCGGAAATTAATGAAGGAGTTGGCGCAAAAGGAGGCGGCGAAGGGTAAGTCTCCTAGTATTGAAAGAGAAGTGTAGAAATCTCTTTTCTAGGTTGAAATCACTTCCTTTTCACTTCAAGCCTCAACCCCACCTTTTGTCTCCTCATCAAACATCCGTCCCAAATCTTTTTGCTCAAACAGTGCACTGATAAGCGAATTTCGCTCTAGCCGAACAGTATATTGATATGCTAGCATATCCACGGTAGTTGTTCAAGGATGTAATTATGGCTTCAACCACTGCCCACTGACTTATGCTTGAGTAAATTGCATAGAtcatttatattttttttccttAAATTCATCattctcaaatttttgtctCCCTTTCCAATGTAAAAATCTAAGGACTGAATTTGTGGTTGCAACTAAACAAGCTTTACACACTCTGATGCTGAGTCGTGTCTAAATTTCCAAAATAATTGGGCCTCGATATGCTCGAACTACTATGACATGTCTTCCTCGGCTGCACTGTTTTCGTTTGCAGTGCGGCATCTCCTTGTGGACTTAATAAGCACGACAGAAAAAGGATTGGATGGAAGAAATATCCAACACATACCAATTCATTGGAATTTTCATCTGTCAGTGACATACACATTGGCCTTGAGCTGTTGGCCGAGTCTGACATCTCGACATTGCCAAGCCGCCAACAGAGGGAATCCCATTGGGGACTGGCGCAATATAATGCTGGTTCTAAACATAAACCGTCAGAAAAGGTGGCGACGGCGGTCAATACACGCATCGATGTATTCTCCGATCCTCGGATGCAGCATGCTGGTCAATCTGTGCTAATAAGGATTATTATTCTGTTGTGGAGCAATAACTTGCAAGTGCTGCGCAATTTacagaggaaaaagaaaggggtgGAAATAAAAAGCGCTCCAAGAACAAAAAAAGGACTGAACTAGACAGTAATGTGCAGGTACACCTGATTAAACACTCGCTTTCGGTATAGTCCAAAGTCCTAACACTTTAAGTTAGCCACTCGCTCACTAATTAGGTGCCACTCAGTCTGGTTGCATGCAGTTGCATACCAAGGACACTAAAGATGGCATCAAAGCTGCCCCACACCTCTGGTACCACAAATCTCACTCGGGCATGGTGCAAAGATATTTGATCATTAGTACGGACCAGGAATTTTACAACTAACAATTAAATTTTCTCGTGAACAATAAATAGTAAACACGAATTCCACACCGAAATCGTAGAACAACTGTTCTGGATTTCCACAAATATAAATGGATGTGGATCGTCCGGCGGGCGACGATCCACAAACCAGTGCAAATTTCCTTCCAGCTAGCTAGGTCGTCGTGAGTTTCCACTCCCTCCCCAGTTCTTCCCACATCCCCCATGGCATCAGACTCTCTCCCCCAACCCAACCAATCCGGCCACTAGTTTATTGCCACATTGCCAGCCATGGGCATATGTCAACCTCCTAACTTTCTCCGGCCACCTCCCCTTGCCTTCTCTTGTTGACAATCCACTTTATTACTCCATCCATCCCTATGTCTATGTGGTGTCATTAGCATCACATCATATCCTTCACAGGCAGCAAAGCACAGCCCAGCACAGCACACTTGCAGTTGCAGCTGCAGCGCCATCCCTTCCCTTCTCCTCAAGCATCACCAACCTTCCTCCCTCCCACTTCCACACGCGCACTCCACCTTGCCCttgccctctccctcctccgATCGGGGCCATGGGCGTCGtccaggaggaggaggccggcacgccgcctgctgctgccaTGGTGGTGCCGCCGGTGCTCGTCAAGGGGAAGCGCAGCAAGAGGCAGCGCGTGCACGCGCCACCGGTGGTGCTGTCCGCGTCGGCGGCGCCCGAGTGGTCGTCGTCCGCGGCGTCGGCCACGGCGCCCGCGGAGGAGGAGTCCGGGACGTCGCGGTCGGACGACGCCGCGTCGAGCGGCGGGTGCCTCACCGAGGAGGACGAGGACATGGCGCTCTGCCTCATGCTCCTAGCGCGCGGCGTcccggcggccgtggcggcggcgaaggaagaggaggaggtggtggtcgCCAAGGAGGCCAGGTTCAGgagccgccgcccggccgacgGGGCCGCAGCCGGCGAGTACGTGTACGAGTGCAAGACGTGCAACAAGTGCTTCCCGTCCTTCCAGGCGCTCGGCGGCCACCGCACCAGCCACAAGAAGCCCCGCCTGCttccgcctgcgccgccgccgctcgcacccGAGGACACCAAGGCGGCCGCTGCAGCCGAGCCGTCTCCGTCGCTCCCGCCGACGCCTCCGCCCCCGGTGGAAGCCACCGCCGATGCAACAGTGCTCGCGATCCCGGTCACGGTCCCCGTGGCGCCGAAGCAAGAGCAggacgccgtcgccgtcgccgccacggccgcggcCTTCATCGCcgcgagcagcagcagctcgaagCATCCGCGGGTGCACGAGTGCTCCATATGCGGCGCCGAGTTCGGGTCGGggcaggcgctgggcgggcACATGCGGCGGCACCGCCCGCtcgtgccggcggcggcgcgggacgaCGCGCCGAGGAAGGAGAAGAGCCTCCTGGAGCTGGACCTCAACATGCCCGCGCCCTGCGACGAGGCGGAGACGTCGCCGGCGGTGACATCGCCGCGGTTCGCCTTTGCCGCCGCGGAGAGGCCACCGGCGCCCCTCCTCTTCCCGGCGTCCGCGGCGTCGGCCCTGGTTGACTGCCATTACTAGTAAACACCAAGTAGCTCTCCATCCTCTGCTTCGTTCTCAGCTGATACATACATACACAATTACTACTCCATACAGTACACACCAATCCTCCTTATTGTCTAAATACTACTTTTTAGTTTCTCTTCTTTTGGGGTATTTTTATTCCATTATTTGTTCAAATGATTGATTGGAAATTTGGAATGGGCGATGTGAATTACCGGTACAGAAATATGTTTGAGATTTGACCTGTGTGATCCCTTAATTCTATTAATTCATTGATTGATTCAGATGTGTCCCTTGAGTATATATCTAAAATTCTTAAATACTAGCTGtgtattgttctttttcttgaacATTCAAATTTCCATTTGTAGTTTCTCAATATTGATTGGACCAGGATATGATCAGCATTGCCATGCCAGTTTGTGATCAGATGAGTGTGAGCTGATGATGGGTGCAATGGAGGGTGTAAAGTGGCAAGcaagtgagagagagagaagcgGAGAGAGCTGGAAAAAGGTGGGTACTAGCTAGGCATTGTGCTCACGTAAAGGGAGTGACCTCCCACTCCATCtctgcctctctctctctctctttctctctctctctctctctctgtgtgtgtgtgtgtgtaggtGCGTGTGTGATGTTCTGTGACCCCtcactctctctttctctgtCTACATCATCGCCATCGTAATCATCATCTAATCTTTTTGGGGAGTTAGCTTGGGTTTGGTTTGGTCATTGCTCTACCACCACGAAAAGGCTCACCCCCTTCTGTTGCTTGCATTGTTGCATCCACTGGCTTTGGTTGGTTCCTTGGCAAGTTGAAGTTGGAAGCACACCACCCAACCCCAACCCTTCTCTTCAGTGGCCACATTGGGTGATCAGCATTAGGATTCTCCCTCACACTAGCTCACATGATTGACCTAGATAGCCGATCGAATTAGTGCCTCAGTCTGTTCTTGATCCAAGTGCTTGTCTTGAACACAAACTTCCAACAAGGGAACCACTCCATTATATTATTGTGACGCGATTCCTGTGTTCCATACAGTGCCCTATGTAGTGTTCCGGGACAGCATGATCAGTAGATACGTGCGGATTTCTCATGGCCCTATTTACTTTACTGCGGGGCGTATTCGGTGTTTACTATACTGTAAAGGTAAAAGAAAGATTATTGGAAGCCAGAACCAGGTATTAGTCTTTAGTGTTT
The sequence above is drawn from the Panicum hallii strain FIL2 chromosome 7, PHallii_v3.1, whole genome shotgun sequence genome and encodes:
- the LOC112900384 gene encoding zinc finger protein ZAT5-like; amino-acid sequence: MGVVQEEEAGTPPAAAMVVPPVLVKGKRSKRQRVHAPPVVLSASAAPEWSSSAASATAPAEEESGTSRSDDAASSGGCLTEEDEDMALCLMLLARGVPAAVAAAKEEEEVVVAKEARFRSRRPADGAAAGEYVYECKTCNKCFPSFQALGGHRTSHKKPRLLPPAPPPLAPEDTKAAAAAEPSPSLPPTPPPPVEATADATVLAIPVTVPVAPKQEQDAVAVAATAAAFIAASSSSSKHPRVHECSICGAEFGSGQALGGHMRRHRPLVPAAARDDAPRKEKSLLELDLNMPAPCDEAETSPAVTSPRFAFAAAERPPAPLLFPASAASALVDCHY